A window of Halodesulfovibrio aestuarii DSM 17919 = ATCC 29578 contains these coding sequences:
- a CDS encoding ATP-grasp domain-containing protein, producing the protein MPTERSTYRKHIYGKIKDRKIVWVGSRGCDAIPLTDFKNHIVSICYGSPAQHEAITEYTYEEMMNHRVNPYKYDASSDTSEGIKELRRILIKELEEPCCLIPYKPMAFIDTAYFLHHKHTNLLGLFSEFQHPFNHKTWIETALHDNGIRVIPWRYLEMAEASKQKIYRATMKHPIMLRVNAASAGPGLVRVDSKESFETAWDWLTQHHAELIAFSPYFSGASSLSVSATVFSDGRVSLHPLSLQCIGVPELTPHNVGYSGNDFGIIHELQDNTINQLEAMVRDVGQWLASKGFIGAFGMDALLHDEQLYFIEANPRFLESSRMCASVDQALDRPDVYMTHMAAFLGLPPPPQIPLRELTKKQPQLGQMIFHNTQPHLVTVQKLDEYQKLPFGVMQTPKESVSVDPGGQISTLNWTEPLLHINGSFNETGLFIADTFLRSITLYPQGLAPEQPKRILK; encoded by the coding sequence ATGCCTACAGAACGTTCGACTTACCGAAAGCATATTTACGGAAAGATCAAAGATCGCAAGATCGTTTGGGTCGGGAGTAGAGGGTGCGATGCTATCCCGCTTACCGACTTTAAAAATCACATTGTTTCAATCTGTTACGGAAGCCCCGCACAGCACGAAGCAATTACCGAGTATACCTATGAAGAGATGATGAATCATAGAGTAAACCCGTACAAGTACGACGCCTCTTCCGACACATCGGAAGGAATTAAGGAGTTACGCCGTATATTGATTAAGGAGTTAGAGGAACCATGCTGCCTTATTCCTTACAAACCTATGGCCTTCATTGATACGGCATACTTCCTACATCACAAGCACACTAACCTCTTAGGATTGTTTTCAGAATTTCAGCATCCGTTTAACCATAAAACATGGATCGAAACAGCACTGCACGACAATGGCATACGTGTTATCCCTTGGAGATACCTTGAGATGGCAGAAGCTTCTAAACAAAAGATATACCGCGCTACTATGAAGCACCCTATCATGCTACGCGTTAATGCTGCATCAGCAGGGCCGGGACTTGTGCGTGTTGATTCTAAAGAAAGTTTTGAAACCGCGTGGGACTGGCTTACCCAGCACCACGCTGAACTTATTGCCTTCTCGCCTTATTTTTCCGGAGCATCATCTCTTTCTGTGTCTGCAACCGTATTTTCAGATGGGAGAGTTTCCTTACACCCGCTGAGTCTGCAATGTATTGGCGTACCGGAACTTACCCCACACAATGTAGGATATTCCGGTAACGATTTTGGAATAATTCACGAGCTGCAAGACAATACAATTAACCAGTTAGAGGCAATGGTTCGTGATGTAGGACAATGGCTTGCGTCGAAAGGCTTTATTGGTGCCTTTGGTATGGATGCGTTACTTCATGATGAACAACTTTATTTTATCGAGGCCAACCCTCGTTTCCTTGAATCCTCAAGGATGTGCGCCAGCGTTGACCAAGCTCTAGATAGACCAGATGTATATATGACACACATGGCAGCATTTTTAGGCTTACCACCACCACCTCAGATTCCGCTTAGAGAGCTTACTAAGAAGCAGCCACAACTGGGACAGATGATCTTCCATAATACACAGCCTCACCTTGTAACTGTTCAAAAACTTGATGAATATCAAAAGCTCCCATTTGGTGTAATGCAGACTCCAAAAGAATCCGTCTCTGTTGACCCCGGAGGACAAATCAGCACCCTAAACTGGACCGAGCCCCTATTGCATATAAATGGTTCATTCAACGAAACAGGATTATTCATTGCTGACACATTCCTGCGGAGTATCACACTATATCCGCAAGGGTTAGCACCGGAACAACCAAAGCGAATTCTTAAATAG
- a CDS encoding penicillin-binding protein 1A — MKKILLYTLVTCALGLALGTLAASGLYWWASKDLPSFTRINDYQPPLVTTVYARDGQVLGHFYREKRFLVSHKDMPELVKRAFLAAEDDSFYEHDGVDPKAIFRAFIKNMRAGSIRQGGSTITQQIIKRLLLSSEKSYERKIKEAILAFRLERYLTKDEILTIYLNEIYLGAGAYGVEAAARTYFGKHVSELSVAEAAVLAGLPQAPSKYNPLRAPGSAKARQRYVLGRMHELGWITQEQYDTAIKAPLVYKSMEDPSWKRGAWYLEEVRRQLISYLSEDNMRKLGIELPRYGEDAVYEAGLQVYTAVDLDYQDAAEESLRAGLEASSKRRGWQGPIQSIEPDMMGDFLQQQEVIPALLTDKKWIQVLVTKVEKSGADVRFGDMIGRIPVATMHWCRKPNPKVATDYVPAIKDARRVVKVGDVVWASVDVPERLKETWEPSLLTEKDVVPLALQQHPNVQGAVVSMDPHTGDVLALVGGYSFAESQFNRATQAKRQPGSAFKPIVYSTAIDNGYTPASIVLDAPIVYTDQSTSKVWRPENFEGIFYGPTLLRTALVKSRNLCTIRVAKALGIPKVVERAKAMGLEGPFPYDLSVSLGSVAVSPINLTEAYTTFANGGEWVKGRLIKSVKDAWGDDIISIETKRTQGMEPETSYIMSTLLKEVVQDGTGWRLKVLKRPIGGKTGTTNDEKDAWFVGVTPYLVTTAYVGFDQLTPMGKWETGSRAASPVVRDYLQQVINDYPEEDFEMPAGVIQVRIDAGSGRVASAYSGKSYFLPFKQGTQPTIMQGERLTREQQDPVESGEDLLKQMF; from the coding sequence ATGAAAAAAATATTACTATATACTTTGGTTACCTGTGCGCTAGGACTTGCTTTGGGCACGCTGGCTGCTTCTGGTCTGTACTGGTGGGCATCCAAAGATTTGCCAAGTTTTACCCGCATTAACGACTATCAACCTCCATTAGTTACAACAGTATACGCACGTGATGGGCAAGTGCTTGGACATTTCTATCGCGAAAAGCGCTTTTTGGTTTCCCATAAGGATATGCCGGAGCTCGTTAAGCGGGCATTTCTCGCTGCAGAGGATGATAGTTTTTATGAGCACGATGGCGTTGATCCCAAAGCTATTTTCCGCGCATTTATTAAAAACATGCGTGCTGGGTCTATCAGACAAGGTGGTTCCACCATCACTCAGCAGATAATCAAACGTCTGCTCCTTTCTTCTGAAAAAAGTTACGAACGTAAGATAAAAGAGGCGATTCTTGCCTTCCGTCTTGAGCGTTATCTGACAAAAGACGAAATCCTTACAATTTATCTGAACGAAATTTACCTTGGTGCAGGTGCCTATGGTGTGGAAGCTGCTGCACGTACTTATTTTGGTAAGCATGTAAGCGAATTGTCTGTTGCAGAAGCTGCTGTTTTAGCAGGTCTTCCACAAGCACCTTCTAAATACAATCCGTTGCGAGCCCCGGGTTCCGCAAAGGCGCGTCAGCGCTACGTTTTGGGACGTATGCACGAACTAGGCTGGATTACTCAGGAACAGTACGACACTGCGATTAAGGCTCCGCTTGTATACAAAAGTATGGAAGATCCGAGTTGGAAACGTGGTGCTTGGTATTTGGAAGAAGTGCGCAGACAACTCATTTCGTACTTGAGCGAAGACAATATGCGTAAGCTTGGTATTGAACTTCCTCGTTATGGGGAAGATGCCGTATACGAAGCTGGTCTTCAGGTCTACACAGCGGTTGATCTGGACTATCAGGATGCCGCTGAAGAATCACTTCGCGCAGGTCTGGAAGCGTCTTCCAAGCGTCGAGGTTGGCAAGGCCCTATCCAGTCTATCGAACCTGATATGATGGGAGATTTTCTGCAACAGCAGGAAGTTATTCCAGCACTCCTTACAGATAAAAAATGGATTCAGGTTTTAGTAACCAAAGTTGAGAAATCCGGTGCAGATGTACGATTCGGCGATATGATTGGTCGTATTCCTGTAGCAACCATGCATTGGTGTCGTAAGCCGAACCCTAAGGTGGCGACAGATTACGTTCCTGCAATTAAAGATGCACGTAGAGTTGTGAAGGTTGGAGATGTTGTATGGGCGTCTGTGGACGTACCTGAACGTCTTAAAGAAACTTGGGAACCGAGTCTGTTAACGGAAAAAGATGTTGTGCCGCTGGCGTTACAGCAGCATCCTAATGTTCAGGGTGCGGTTGTTTCAATGGATCCGCACACAGGCGATGTGCTTGCGCTGGTGGGGGGCTATTCTTTTGCAGAAAGTCAGTTTAACCGTGCGACACAGGCAAAACGTCAACCGGGCTCAGCATTTAAACCGATTGTATATTCAACAGCTATAGATAACGGCTACACGCCTGCTTCTATCGTGCTGGATGCGCCAATTGTATATACTGATCAGTCCACATCAAAAGTGTGGCGTCCAGAAAACTTTGAAGGTATTTTTTACGGACCTACATTGCTGCGTACGGCACTTGTTAAGTCCCGTAACCTTTGTACTATCCGCGTTGCAAAAGCATTGGGTATTCCAAAGGTTGTAGAACGTGCAAAAGCAATGGGGCTTGAAGGGCCGTTCCCGTATGACCTTTCTGTTTCACTCGGTTCTGTTGCGGTTTCGCCGATTAACCTGACCGAAGCTTACACCACCTTTGCAAACGGTGGGGAGTGGGTAAAAGGACGACTTATTAAGTCTGTAAAAGATGCATGGGGCGATGATATTATCTCCATTGAGACCAAGCGTACCCAGGGCATGGAGCCTGAAACATCGTACATCATGTCCACTTTGCTTAAGGAAGTAGTTCAGGATGGTACAGGTTGGCGTCTAAAAGTTCTTAAACGTCCTATTGGTGGTAAAACCGGTACGACAAACGATGAGAAAGATGCTTGGTTTGTGGGTGTGACTCCATACCTTGTTACAACCGCATACGTGGGCTTTGACCAGTTAACTCCAATGGGTAAGTGGGAAACAGGATCCCGTGCCGCATCTCCTGTTGTGCGTGATTATCTTCAGCAGGTTATTAATGATTACCCTGAGGAAGATTTCGAGATGCCTGCAGGCGTCATTCAGGTACGAATCGATGCTGGCTCCGGTAGGGTCGCAAGTGCATATAGTGGTAAGAGCTATTTCCTTCCGTTTAAGCAGGGAACACAGCCTACCATTATGCAGGGAGAGCGTCTTACCCGTGAACAGCAGGACCCTGTTGAAAGTGGAGAAGATTTGCTGAAACAGATGTTCTAA
- a CDS encoding ArnT family glycosyltransferase — protein sequence MNNTAIWQRHPYLVAAAIIVCTTCIRIAFLWSNQLDLVYDEAQYWDWTRHMQLSYYSKGPLIAWIIKGWTTLLGNTQFGVRFGAVFNSFLTQSILLYGLGRMMKRPVAALWAVILANTIPLFLASGVLMTTDSPLLVCWLVALFAVYAASENPERKMPYVLLGAVMALGILAKYMMLAMVGVVFFYCIGLWRRQMLSKIFVKRVAIAMAVGTVVGFLPILIWNLQNDWVGFRHVAKLAGVNKDAVAKPFFRFDRFPEYFGSQIGLITPWWFAFLIFGGWTALKQGWTKKGAEILGDNSKVRQAILLSTGFWMLWGFFIFWSFHTRIYPNWSAMSYAAGIILAAIAVEQGHVWGKNALVIRSKRIPLRKTGVVIGIVLFLVMHSLGELPFRTRSFNPAMRLMGWTDMSSKLQELTESMPHPDKVFYFSDRYGVTANLSFYAPGQPQAFCADFGRRKAQYDLWETPEDKTGWDAIFVRHKPIDVRPLKKLFESVKVMEYQTTHTNGYGPKYYIAILKNYNGEWPKRDSGSY from the coding sequence TTGAATAACACGGCTATTTGGCAGCGACATCCATATCTAGTGGCTGCTGCGATTATTGTTTGCACAACATGTATCCGTATTGCATTTTTATGGAGTAACCAGCTTGATCTTGTGTACGATGAAGCCCAGTACTGGGATTGGACTCGTCACATGCAGCTTTCTTATTATTCGAAAGGACCTCTGATTGCATGGATCATCAAAGGGTGGACAACACTCTTGGGAAATACACAGTTTGGTGTACGATTTGGTGCTGTTTTTAACTCTTTCCTAACGCAAAGTATTTTACTGTATGGTCTCGGACGCATGATGAAGCGTCCTGTAGCCGCCCTGTGGGCGGTTATTCTTGCCAATACAATTCCATTATTCCTTGCTTCCGGCGTGTTGATGACAACAGACAGCCCTCTGCTTGTGTGTTGGCTTGTAGCCTTATTTGCAGTGTATGCAGCCAGTGAAAATCCGGAACGGAAGATGCCGTATGTGCTACTTGGTGCTGTTATGGCTCTTGGTATTCTGGCAAAGTACATGATGCTTGCTATGGTCGGCGTTGTCTTTTTCTATTGCATCGGGCTGTGGCGCAGGCAAATGCTGAGCAAGATATTTGTTAAGCGTGTCGCCATTGCGATGGCTGTTGGCACGGTTGTCGGTTTTTTACCGATTCTTATCTGGAACTTGCAGAACGACTGGGTAGGCTTCCGTCATGTAGCTAAGCTTGCAGGGGTGAATAAAGATGCCGTTGCAAAACCGTTTTTCCGTTTTGACCGGTTTCCAGAATATTTTGGATCTCAGATCGGTTTGATTACTCCCTGGTGGTTTGCATTCCTCATTTTTGGCGGTTGGACTGCTTTGAAACAAGGGTGGACCAAAAAAGGTGCAGAAATACTAGGCGATAACAGCAAAGTACGTCAGGCTATCTTGTTAAGTACAGGGTTCTGGATGTTGTGGGGCTTCTTTATTTTCTGGAGCTTCCATACCAGAATTTATCCAAACTGGTCAGCCATGAGCTATGCAGCGGGTATCATTCTTGCGGCAATAGCTGTTGAGCAGGGGCATGTGTGGGGTAAAAACGCACTTGTTATTCGCAGTAAGCGAATTCCGCTTCGTAAGACAGGCGTGGTTATTGGGATTGTGCTGTTTTTGGTAATGCACTCTTTGGGAGAATTGCCGTTTCGAACCCGATCTTTTAACCCTGCGATGCGTTTGATGGGTTGGACGGATATGTCCAGTAAGCTTCAGGAGCTTACTGAGAGTATGCCGCACCCTGATAAAGTGTTTTATTTTTCCGACCGCTATGGTGTGACTGCTAACCTTTCATTCTATGCACCAGGCCAGCCGCAGGCATTCTGCGCGGATTTCGGTCGTCGAAAAGCGCAATATGATCTTTGGGAAACTCCAGAAGATAAGACGGGATGGGACGCAATTTTTGTTCGCCATAAACCTATTGATGTTCGGCCACTTAAGAAGCTGTTTGAATCCGTCAAGGTTATGGAGTATCAAACAACCCACACAAACGGTTATGGCCCAAAATATTATATTGCCATCTTAAAAAATTATAACGGCGAATGGCCAAAGCGTGACAGCGGAAGTTACTAA
- a CDS encoding efflux RND transporter periplasmic adaptor subunit, with translation MTACYYQRMLSLTVCCMCLLILTACSGNGEQQQQPAPDVDVVAVHELPVANKWDAVGRVDSKDIVQIKSRVEGFLLEQGFVEGDIVEKDQVLFKIDPKPFEAELLLAKANVEKTQAALVEAKLNLMRGTQLYAGKNISKSKLDAYTSTERQAAAEVDAAKARVYSATINLGYTTISAPFKGRISKITYSVGNLISPSSGTLATIYSIDPIYVYFTVDEKDVVTYRSKWGYGPPPNLKYMLKLPNGERYKLEGKLDFAQPFINKDTGTVELRCIFPNPDNLLISGMYVSVIVEDAEKKNMPVIPQSAVQQNQSGYTVIVVDKNNIATSRKVTLGMRLDAMWVVTSGVTTGERIIVEGLQKVQQGKPVTPHNVTIDSKTGVITKRPKKGVKGAVFFSGKEPAGSVAPSEDDPQKNGSPKTFKNKTSWTDTAPRKDQLSNNTQEPVQKTPVRTKSISRQSNTSNEMPSPSTTNSGS, from the coding sequence ATGACTGCTTGTTACTATCAACGAATGCTTTCCTTAACCGTATGCTGTATGTGCTTGCTCATACTTACAGCCTGCTCCGGCAATGGAGAGCAGCAACAGCAACCGGCACCCGATGTGGATGTTGTTGCTGTTCATGAACTCCCCGTTGCCAACAAATGGGATGCTGTTGGTCGTGTTGATTCAAAAGATATCGTGCAGATTAAGTCACGGGTGGAAGGTTTTTTATTAGAGCAGGGATTTGTTGAAGGCGATATCGTCGAAAAAGATCAAGTTCTTTTCAAAATTGACCCAAAACCATTTGAAGCAGAACTCCTGCTTGCAAAAGCCAATGTAGAAAAGACACAGGCAGCTCTTGTTGAAGCAAAACTCAACCTAATGCGCGGTACACAGTTATATGCTGGAAAAAACATCAGTAAATCTAAACTTGATGCCTACACCAGCACCGAGCGACAAGCTGCTGCAGAAGTGGATGCAGCCAAAGCACGTGTATACTCAGCCACCATCAACCTTGGCTACACTACTATTTCAGCCCCGTTTAAGGGACGCATTAGCAAAATCACGTATTCTGTAGGCAACCTTATTTCGCCTTCCAGCGGCACACTTGCAACCATATATTCAATTGATCCTATTTACGTCTATTTCACTGTGGATGAAAAAGACGTTGTCACATACCGCTCCAAATGGGGGTACGGCCCACCACCAAACCTTAAATATATGCTTAAACTACCGAATGGAGAAAGATATAAGTTAGAAGGAAAACTCGATTTTGCGCAGCCGTTTATTAACAAAGACACTGGCACAGTAGAGTTGCGCTGCATTTTCCCTAATCCGGACAACCTGCTTATTTCCGGAATGTATGTATCCGTTATTGTAGAAGATGCAGAGAAAAAAAATATGCCAGTCATTCCACAATCTGCGGTGCAACAGAATCAATCCGGTTATACAGTTATCGTGGTAGACAAAAATAACATCGCCACATCCCGTAAAGTTACGCTTGGAATGCGTCTTGATGCAATGTGGGTTGTCACAAGCGGAGTAACAACAGGAGAACGGATTATTGTTGAAGGTCTACAAAAAGTCCAACAAGGTAAACCTGTGACCCCTCATAATGTGACCATTGATTCCAAAACTGGTGTTATTACCAAACGTCCTAAAAAAGGCGTCAAAGGCGCAGTCTTTTTTTCTGGAAAAGAACCTGCCGGTTCTGTAGCCCCATCAGAAGATGACCCACAAAAAAACGGTTCACCAAAAACTTTTAAAAACAAAACGAGCTGGACAGATACTGCACCGAGAAAAGACCAGTTGTCCAATAACACACAAGAACCTGTACAGAAAACTCCGGTTCGAACAAAGAGTATTTCACGGCAAAGCAACACTTCCAATGAAATGCCGTCACCTTCCACTACAAATAGCGGGAGTTGA
- a CDS encoding efflux RND transporter permease subunit, which translates to MTISHFFIDRPKFAIVISIVITLVGILALITLPIAQYPDITPPIVTVTATFPGASPEILERTVIKPLEDNINGVEDMIYISSSADTTGTATTSITFAPGTDPDIAQVNVQNRVSQAEPNLPEQVRRLGVKVNRQSTTMLLGVSLISPDNSFSSLFLNNYAQQFVVDPLKRINGVSDVQIFGSPYSMRIWLDPRLMESYRMTTADVRDALQQQNIIVAAGNLGGGPNIPQQQFRYTVQAQGRLITAEEFNNIILRTSSNGAIVRVKDIGRAELGEESYDFLAKLDNKPQAFVVAYQTSDGNALDIAQNIYKEMEILSKQFPKGVDYLIPYDTTIFIKRSIDEVVTTLLQAVALVILVVFLFLQNVRATFIPTVAIPVSLIGTFAVMQALGYSINTISLFGLVLAIGVVVDDAIVVIENVERHMTESKLPPKEAARIAMSEVTSPVIATTLVLMAVFVPVMFMPGITGGLYKQFAVTITVSVIISSINALTLSPALCSLILKEGQLEPISFLRPIDRAIKWSTERYGTIITTVLRKGFLTTVAVIAIFGSTGYLYKTTPTAFIPNEDQGFFFVDAQLPEAASLNRTQRVLGEITDITKKISGVERVITVAGRSFLSGNLSNTGLIIVMLEDWDHRPDKTLRDIMSEADNLYRNYPDASLRSFELPAIPGIGTTNGFAYQLQDTLSRPPENIAKVAQQLAFKATQDPAVQLAYTTFRTDVPQYFLNVDRNKAMVLGISLGEIYATLQAQFGSLYVNDFVRQGQIYQVNIQADAKYRSIPEDFRLFYVRNGKGEMVPISSVASISPILGPAQVFHYNLYSTVAINGSAAPGYSSGDAITTMERLSKELPPGYTFEWTALSLQEIEAGNLAPLIFLLSFTFVYLFLVAQYESWIMPLAIVGSVPLAIFGAITGIHYWAPLFELNNNIYAQVGLVLLIGMAAKTSILIVEFAMDNYKEGKTAQEAAFTAAKLRFRAVLMTALSFVLGVSPLVVASGPGSASRHSLGIAVMCGMITATVFAPLLVPGFYYHLQRWLEFFAKKMRAAQKNSTEKPESSS; encoded by the coding sequence ATGACAATCAGCCATTTCTTTATTGATAGGCCTAAGTTTGCCATTGTCATATCCATTGTCATTACTCTGGTGGGTATTTTGGCATTAATCACACTGCCTATTGCTCAATATCCCGACATTACGCCTCCAATTGTTACTGTAACTGCAACTTTTCCCGGCGCAAGCCCGGAAATTTTAGAACGCACAGTTATCAAGCCCCTTGAAGATAATATCAACGGCGTTGAAGACATGATTTACATTTCGTCTTCTGCCGACACCACAGGCACAGCAACAACATCAATCACCTTTGCCCCCGGGACAGACCCTGACATAGCTCAAGTTAACGTGCAAAACCGCGTCTCACAGGCTGAACCGAATCTACCGGAACAGGTGCGCAGACTCGGTGTAAAAGTAAACAGACAGTCCACGACTATGCTACTCGGTGTCAGCCTCATATCGCCTGACAACAGTTTCTCCAGCTTATTCCTCAATAACTATGCCCAACAGTTTGTGGTGGATCCGCTCAAACGTATTAACGGGGTTTCCGATGTACAGATTTTCGGTTCCCCTTATTCAATGCGTATTTGGCTCGACCCGAGACTTATGGAATCATACCGTATGACTACGGCTGACGTACGGGACGCTCTGCAACAGCAAAATATTATTGTTGCAGCAGGCAATCTCGGCGGGGGGCCTAACATCCCGCAACAACAATTCAGATATACAGTTCAGGCTCAAGGTCGATTAATTACAGCAGAAGAATTTAACAATATTATCCTCAGGACATCGTCGAACGGAGCAATAGTACGCGTGAAAGATATCGGCCGCGCGGAACTCGGCGAAGAGTCCTACGACTTCCTCGCCAAACTGGACAACAAACCGCAGGCATTTGTTGTCGCCTATCAAACCAGTGACGGCAACGCTCTGGATATTGCCCAGAATATTTACAAAGAGATGGAAATCCTTTCCAAACAATTTCCGAAAGGTGTTGACTACCTTATTCCGTATGACACAACAATTTTCATCAAACGCTCTATTGATGAAGTTGTTACCACACTTCTTCAAGCTGTTGCCCTTGTTATTCTGGTAGTCTTTCTCTTCCTTCAAAACGTGCGGGCAACGTTCATTCCGACGGTGGCTATTCCCGTATCCCTTATTGGCACCTTTGCAGTCATGCAGGCACTGGGCTATTCAATTAACACAATTTCCTTATTCGGGCTGGTGTTGGCCATCGGGGTAGTAGTTGATGATGCCATTGTTGTCATTGAAAACGTCGAACGACACATGACAGAGTCCAAACTTCCCCCGAAAGAAGCTGCACGTATTGCCATGTCAGAAGTAACAAGTCCGGTTATCGCAACCACACTCGTTTTAATGGCGGTATTTGTTCCTGTTATGTTCATGCCCGGTATAACAGGCGGTCTGTATAAACAATTTGCTGTAACCATTACTGTATCTGTAATCATTTCATCTATTAACGCACTCACCCTCAGCCCTGCGTTATGTTCCCTCATTCTCAAGGAGGGACAACTGGAGCCAATTTCTTTCTTACGACCGATTGACCGTGCTATTAAATGGTCAACAGAACGATATGGAACCATCATTACGACAGTTTTACGCAAAGGCTTTCTTACGACGGTGGCAGTCATCGCTATCTTCGGATCCACAGGCTACCTGTACAAAACTACTCCAACCGCGTTTATTCCAAACGAAGATCAAGGATTCTTTTTTGTTGATGCACAGCTTCCCGAGGCTGCATCATTAAACAGAACCCAACGAGTACTGGGAGAAATAACAGACATTACAAAAAAGATTAGCGGTGTTGAACGGGTAATTACTGTTGCCGGACGTAGCTTTCTTTCCGGTAACTTATCTAATACCGGACTCATTATTGTCATGCTTGAAGACTGGGATCACAGACCGGATAAAACTTTACGGGACATTATGTCAGAAGCTGACAACTTATATAGAAATTACCCAGATGCTTCACTGAGATCATTCGAACTACCAGCCATTCCGGGAATCGGAACCACAAACGGTTTTGCATACCAGTTACAGGATACATTAAGCCGACCACCAGAAAATATTGCCAAGGTCGCACAACAGCTTGCCTTCAAAGCGACGCAAGATCCGGCAGTGCAGTTAGCGTATACAACATTCCGTACAGATGTTCCCCAGTATTTTTTGAATGTGGACAGAAACAAAGCCATGGTACTAGGAATATCCCTCGGAGAAATTTACGCTACACTACAAGCACAGTTCGGTTCCCTGTACGTAAACGACTTTGTGCGCCAAGGACAAATTTATCAGGTAAATATCCAAGCGGATGCAAAATACCGCTCTATACCTGAAGACTTCCGGCTATTCTACGTACGTAACGGCAAAGGAGAAATGGTTCCCATCAGTTCTGTTGCGTCAATTTCCCCCATTCTCGGTCCTGCGCAGGTATTTCACTACAACCTGTACAGTACAGTCGCTATCAATGGCAGTGCTGCCCCCGGCTACAGTTCCGGCGATGCAATTACTACAATGGAAAGGCTTTCTAAAGAGTTACCGCCCGGCTATACCTTCGAATGGACGGCACTTTCACTACAGGAAATCGAGGCAGGGAACCTTGCACCACTTATTTTCCTGCTATCCTTCACATTCGTGTACCTATTCCTTGTGGCACAGTACGAGAGCTGGATCATGCCTCTCGCTATTGTAGGCTCGGTTCCATTAGCAATTTTTGGTGCAATTACCGGTATCCACTACTGGGCACCGCTATTTGAATTGAACAACAATATCTACGCACAGGTCGGACTCGTTCTTCTGATCGGTATGGCTGCCAAGACGTCCATTCTTATTGTTGAATTCGCCATGGATAACTACAAAGAAGGAAAAACGGCTCAAGAAGCAGCCTTTACCGCAGCAAAATTACGTTTCCGTGCGGTACTTATGACAGCGTTATCCTTTGTGCTTGGCGTTTCCCCCCTAGTGGTGGCCTCCGGACCGGGCTCAGCGAGCAGACATTCCCTCGGTATCGCAGTAATGTGCGGCATGATTACCGCTACAGTCTTTGCACCGTTGCTCGTTCCGGGATTCTATTATCATCTGCAACGCTGGCTCGAATTTTTTGCGAAAAAGATGAGAGCGGCACAAAAAAACTCTACAGAAAAACCAGAAAGCAGCTCTTAA
- a CDS encoding alkylphosphonate utilization protein — METKDSNGNVLNDGDNVQVIKDLKVKGASMTLKRGTTIKKIRLTSNPEHVECRVGKGQIVLKTCFLKKV, encoded by the coding sequence ATGGAAACTAAAGATTCAAACGGCAACGTTCTTAACGACGGTGACAACGTTCAGGTGATTAAAGACCTTAAAGTAAAAGGTGCTTCCATGACTCTAAAACGCGGAACCACTATTAAAAAAATTCGACTAACTTCTAATCCGGAACACGTTGAGTGCCGAGTAGGTAAAGGACAGATTGTTCTTAAGACCTGCTTCCTGAAAAAGGTATAG
- a CDS encoding helix-turn-helix transcriptional regulator has protein sequence MNETLHGILKTIITTESPDYLWEKFVSYTKHMGVAQIHTWFSNSNKNITYFSTLPDWCQNRYIQHGMFEYDQVLPQPLTANGPLLYGCNKEIHNPLLCKKARELIQMATSEFNYGSGITMPSFYNNKCIGGICICFPETVSQLNDVPTDKVLELLLVTCTAHERLYVLTSKNTHPISLTPRQQECLTCLACGLNPQQIADKIGISHHTVKMHIDSAKERLGATTRIQAVAKALTAGLITIS, from the coding sequence ATGAACGAAACGCTGCATGGAATATTAAAGACAATTATTACAACAGAATCTCCTGACTACTTATGGGAGAAGTTTGTTAGTTACACAAAACACATGGGGGTAGCTCAAATACACACATGGTTCAGTAATTCCAATAAAAATATTACGTATTTTTCTACTCTGCCCGACTGGTGCCAGAACCGTTATATTCAGCATGGTATGTTTGAATACGACCAAGTTCTGCCCCAACCGCTTACAGCCAATGGGCCATTATTGTATGGATGCAATAAAGAGATTCACAATCCTCTGCTTTGCAAAAAAGCACGAGAGCTTATCCAGATGGCCACGTCTGAATTCAACTATGGAAGCGGCATTACTATGCCGTCATTTTACAACAATAAATGTATAGGTGGTATTTGCATTTGCTTCCCAGAAACAGTCTCACAACTTAATGATGTACCGACTGACAAAGTATTAGAGCTACTCCTTGTGACATGTACTGCCCATGAACGGCTCTATGTTCTGACATCCAAAAATACGCACCCTATATCACTCACCCCACGTCAGCAGGAATGCCTCACGTGCCTTGCCTGTGGACTTAATCCGCAACAGATTGCAGATAAAATAGGTATAAGTCACCATACGGTAAAAATGCATATTGATTCTGCAAAAGAGCGCCTTGGCGCTACTACACGAATTCAGGCAGTCGCCAAAGCACTTACAGCAGGGCTTATCACCATATCTTAA